The proteins below come from a single Zea mays cultivar B73 chromosome 8, Zm-B73-REFERENCE-NAM-5.0, whole genome shotgun sequence genomic window:
- the LOC100284117 gene encoding dual specificity protein phosphatase Diacylglycerol kinase, catalytic region, which produces MGWGISRLIGLKAAALLSVACFFQGLGVTLISFPLIYASIIAILVSIASRPSIDLPLLLGKASDGSFPLWSWIIFSPFLLFIHLFVLLRRFVKNEPLYTEVADGVFVGGWPSSVEHLPPGDPAIIDCTCELPKSSTISNNAYLCIATWDTRAPQPSQIESAVQWAVRKRSQNKPVYVHCAYGHGRSVCVMCALLVALGFAEDWKAAAQMIREKRPSISMNTLHRKSLEEWSKHLLSSKRSGESDVSSVIHSDYNRK; this is translated from the exons ATGGGTTGGGGAATATCCAGGTTGATTGGACTGAAGGCTGCTGCCCTGCTTTCTGTAGCATGTTTTTTCCAAGGACTAGGAGTGACCCTTATCTCATTTCCTCTCATATATGCATCCATAATTGCAATACTAGTCTCGATAGCTTCCCGCCCATCTATTGATCTTCCTTTACTCCTTGGCAAGGCATCCGATGGAAGTTTTCCATTGTGGTCATGGATCATCTTCTCACCATTTCTTCTTTTCATTCACCTGTTCGTGCTGCTACGGAGATTTGTGAAAAACGAGCCCTTATACACTGAGGTTGCAGATGGTGTGTTTGTTGGAGGGTGGCCTTCTTCAGTTGAACACCTGCCACCAGGTGACCCCGCGATCATAGATTGCACGTGCGAGCTGCCAAAAAGCTCGACTATCTCTAACAATGCATATTTGTGCATTGCTACCTGGGACACGAGGGCTCCTCAGCCATCACAGATTGAGTCTGCCGTGCAATGGGCTGTGAGAAAGCGGTCACAGAACAAGCCTGTCTATGTCCACTGTGCCTATG GTCATGGCAGAAGTGTCTGTGTGATGTGTGCGCTTCTTGTCGCATTAGGGTTCGCTGAAGATTGGAAAGCTGCTGCACAAATGATCCGTGAGAAGCGACCTTCTATTAGCATGAATACTCTTCACCGCAAAAGCTTGGAGGAATGGTCAAAACATTTGCTCTCCTCTAAAAGAAGTGGGGAATCAGATGTGAGTTCTGTTATACATTCGGAT